A genomic window from Punica granatum isolate Tunisia-2019 chromosome 2, ASM765513v2, whole genome shotgun sequence includes:
- the LOC116195597 gene encoding pentatricopeptide repeat-containing protein At4g38150: MAGARDRLLFRSFCLSRLSLSHGGWKASVLRYFSSNADGFGFNTGDEGSRKTRGQISRDEDHSAPPDPLPNRPLRGQQQPDWERPVRNNRSNMRRDRMRNDVSDDNFLEKFKLSFDKVDKPRRDAPTAQPLQEENKSNQDQTVNEQRPPTPEDADEIFKKMKETGLIPNAVAMLDGLCKDGLIQEAMKLFGLMRERGTIPEVVIYTAVVEGFCKAHKFDDAKRIFRKMQANGITPNVFSYTILVQGLYKCNRVEDALEFCEEMVEAGHSPNVMTFVGLVDGLCKEKGVEEARGVIERLRQKGFFINEKAVREFLDKKAPFSPVLWEVIFGKKPSQQLF, encoded by the coding sequence ATGGCAGGAGCTCGGGATAGGCTTCTTTTTCGTAGTTTCTGTTTATCCCGTCTGTCCTTATCACATGGTGGTTGGAAAGCATCAGTGCTCCGCTACTTTAGCAGCAACGCAGATGGGTTCGGCTTCAACACTGGTGATGAGGGTTCGAGGAAAACACGAGGGCAAATCAGTCGCGATGAGGATCATTCTGCTCCTCCTGACCCGCTGCCAAATAGACCTTTAAGAGGTCAGCAGCAGCCGGACTGGGAACGCCCTGTGAGGAACAATCGCTCGAATATGAGACGGGATAGGATGAGGAATGATGTTTCTGACGACAATTTCCttgaaaagttcaagctgAGTTTTGACAAGGTCGATAAACCCCGCAGGGATGCTCCAACTGCCCAGCCACTTCAAGAAGAGAACAAGTCGAATCAAGATCAAACAGTGAATGAGCAGAGGCCGCCGACCCCGGAGGATGCTGACGAGATATTCAAGAAAATGAAGGAGACAGGCCTTATCCCGAACGCTGTGGCGATGCTTGATGGGCTTTGTAAAGATGGGCTAATCCAAGAAGCAATGAAGCTTTTTGGGCTGATGCGAGAGAGGGGCACTATACCCGAGGTTGTTATATACACTGCAGTTGTAGAAGGGTTCTGCAAGGCCCATAAGTTCGACGATGCTAAGAGGATCTTCAGGAAGATGCAAGCTAATGGTATCACTCCAAACGTGTTTAGTTACACTATTTTGGTACAGGGCTTGTATAAGTGTAATAGGGTAGAGGATGCTCTCGAGTTCTGTGAGGAAATGGTGGAAGCGGGTCATTCCCCGAATGTGATGACCTTTGTGGGATTAGTTGATGGATTGTGTAAGGAGAAAGGCGTGGAGGAAGCTCGGGGTGTCATCGAGAGATTGAGGCAGAAGGGGTTCTTCATTAACGAGAAAGCCGTTAGAGAGTTCTTGGATAAAAAAGCTCCATTCTCTCCCGTCTTGTGGGAGGTGATTTTCGGAAAGAAACCATCGCAGCAATTATTTTGA
- the LOC116195598 gene encoding uncharacterized protein LOC116195598, with protein sequence MKIEKEIYNLPIHRFHKLKLEYTETPFNCDGCKEAGIGLKYKCCQCEFDLHKACALATSTATHPFYKKCEFQLHHRPPGLKARVCDACRDEVSGLEYHCDRCGFDLHPCCASLPRVLDDGERNLILCARLSGPCHWCGGKGLGWAYRSSCKTYSLHVSCVKQLLVESWEAVYLNVDKDRVREMHTRIPSLGNTLRAHHVERGGKMGKCCELAKGAVRLIVSAILGDPTAIIAGVIQSFISK encoded by the coding sequence ATGAAGATTGAGAAAGAAATTTATAACCTTCCTATCCACCGATTCCACAAGCTAAAGCTTGAATACACTGAGACCCCCTTCAATTGTGATGGGTGCAAAGAGGCTGGGATAGGCCTCAAGTACAAGTGCTGCCAATGTGAGTTCGATCTGCACAAGGCGTGCGCCCTAGCAACCTCGACTGCCACCCACCCCTTCTACAAGAAGTGTGAGTTCCAGCTGCACCACCGGCCCCCCGGCCTCAAAGCTAGGGTCTGTGATGCCTGTAGAGATGAGGTGTCGGGTCTGGAGTACCATTGTGATCGATGCGGGTTTGACCTTCACCCCTGCTGTGCCAGCCTCCCTAGGGTTTTGGATGATGGGGAGCGCAACCTCATCTTATGTGCTAGGTTGTCCGGGCCGTGCCATTGGTGTGGTGGGAAGGGGCTGGGTTGGGCATACAGGTCATCTTGCAAGACGTACAGTCTCCACGTGTCGTGCGTGAAACAGTTGCTAGTTGAGAGTTGGGAGGCCGTGTACCTGAATGTGGATAAGGACCGGGTGAGGGAGATGCATACCAGGATCCCTAGCCTTGGAAACACCTTGCGGGCTCACCACGTCGAGAGGGGTGGGAAGATGGGCAAGTGCTGTGAGTTAGCTAAGGGCGCGGTGCGCTTGATCGTTTCCGCTATCCTCGGAGATCCGACAGCTATAATCGCTGGAGTTATCCAAAGTTTCATATCTAAGTAA
- the LOC116195596 gene encoding protein FAR1-RELATED SEQUENCE 9, giving the protein MSSSRQRTLGSGGQHVLDYLKRMQSENPAFFYAVQGDSDHSGGSIFWADAPARMNYSYFGDTVIFDTTYRTNRYKVPFASLTGLNHHGQPVLFGCAIMLNESESSFVWLLQTWLHAMSGRSPVSMTTDPDGLIQIAVSQVFPGTRHRFCKSGMFRETKEKLAHIYQSHPTFELEIKKCINETETIDEFESCWAAVLERYYLTDNEWLLSIYNARQQWVPVYLRNSFFGDLSLPERSEGLDAYFGSYINASTTIQVLLKQYEKAVSSWHEKELKADYDTTNSTPTLKTPSPMEKQAAAVYTRRIFMKFQEELVETLANPATKIEDLGTVSTYRVAKFGEDHKAHTVSFNSFEMKASCSCQMFEYSGIICRHILAVFRPKNVLTLPSQYILKRWTRDAKSGAVPEDRILEAPNDSRESLSVRYNNLRQEAIKYVEEGAKSIHVYYVALEALQEAAKKVAAVKGKSSGASQEGNMANGDSQELHQAGDNQIGQTETVGEKEKRIRELSAALESTNQRCEVYRTNLLAILKDMEDQKLKLSVKVQNARLSLKE; this is encoded by the exons ATGAGCAGCAGCAGACAGAGGACCCTCGGGTCGGGGGGTCAGCATGTGTTGGACTATCTCAAACGGATGCAGTCGGAGAATCCGGCCTTCTTTTATGCAGTCCAGGGGGATAGCGATCACTCGGGTGGAAGCATATTCTGGGCCGACGCACCAGCCAGGATGAACTATTCCTACTTCGGCGATACCGTGATATTCGATACTACATACAGGACGAACCGCTACAAGGTGCCCTTTGCCTCGTTGACTGGGTTAAACCATCACGGGCAGCCCGTGTTGTTTGGTTGTGCAATAATGCTGAACGAGTCAGAGTCCTCATTCGTTTGGCTGCTCCAGACATGGCTCCATGCTATGTCGGGTCGGTCCCCTGTCTCCATGACAACTGACCCAGATGGCTTGATACAGATCGCTGTCTCCCAAGTCTTTCCCGGAACTCGACATCGTTTCTGTAAGTCTGGAATGTTCAGAGAAACCAAGGAGAAGCTGGCTCACATCTATCAGTCACATCCTACTTTCGAACTCGAAATCAAGAAATGCATAAATGAGACTGAGACGATCGATGAATTCGAGTCGTGCTGGGCTGCGGTCTTAGAAAGGTATTATCTCACGGATAATGAGTGGCTGCTCTCGATTTACAATGCTCGGCAACAGTGGGTGCCTGTTTATCTAAGAAATTCATTTTTTGGGGATTTGTCTCTCCCAGAGAGAAGCGAAGGTCTAGATGCATATTTCGGTAGTTATATCAATGCATCAACTACAATACAGGTGTTGCTTAAACAGTATGAGAAGGCCGTATCGAGTTGGCATGAGAAGGAACTGAAAGCCGATTATGACACTACCAATAGTACACCGACTCTTAAGACACCATCTCCTATGGAGAAACAAGCTGCTGCGGTGTATACAAGAAGGATTTTCATGAAATTCCAAGAGGAATTGGTTGAAACCCTGGCGAACCCCGCAACCAAAATCGAGGACTTGGGAACTGTCAGCACGTATCGTGTTGCTAAGTTTGGGGAAGACCACAAGGCTCACACCGTTAGTTTCAACTCTTTCGAGATGAAAGCAAGTTGTAGCTGCCAAATGTTTGAGTACTCGGGAATAATCTGTAGGCACATATTGGCAGTTTTTAGGCCAAAAAATGTCCTTACTCTCCCATCCCAATACATTCTAAAACGTTGGACCCGAGATGCCAAGAGTGGGGCTGTTCCCGAGGACCGCATCCTTGAGGCACCAAATGATTCTCGGGAGTCTCTAAGCGTAAGGTATAACAACTTACGCCAGGAGGCGATTAAGTATGTCGAGGAAGGAGCAAAATCTATCCATGTTTATTACGTGGCATTGGAGGCATTGCAAGAGGCTGCTAAGAAAGTAGCCGCTGTAAAAGGTAAAAGCTCTGGAGCTTCACAGGAAGGAAACATGGCCAATGGAGATAGTCAAGAGTTGCATCAAGCTGGAGATAATCAGATTGGACAGACTGAAACAGTG GGtgaaaaggagaagaggatTCGAGAGTTGAGTGCCGCGTTAGAGAGCACGAATCAGAGATGCGAAGTTTATCGGACGAACCTTTTGGCTATTCTTAAAGATATGGAAGACCAGAAGTTAAAACTGTCAGTAAAAGTACAGAACGCCAGGCTAAGCTTGAAAGAATGA
- the LOC116195594 gene encoding protein FAR1-RELATED SEQUENCE 5, with protein MENEVIEFDIGLGGGGRELDDDGVEIEHPIDDEEMIDSPSLNSIGGGGSFGSGSGEMYLPEGDLLDLEPYEGMEFESEEAAKAFYNSYARRVGFSTRVSSSRRSRRDGAIIQRQFVCAKEGYRNLNEKRTKDREIKRPRTITRVGCKASMSVKMQDSGKWVVSGFVRVHNHALVPPDQVHVLRSHRQISGPAKTLIDTLQAAGLGPRRIMSALIKEYGGISKVGFTEVDCRNYMRNNRQKSLEGEIQLLLDYLRQMQAENPNFFYAVQGGDDQSTSNVFWADSRARLNYTYFGDTVTFDTTYRSNRYRLPFAPLTGVNHHGQPVLFGCAFLINESEESFVWLFNTWLMAMSGRPPASITTDNDPVIGSAIAQVFPDARLRFCKWHIFKQCQEKLSHIFLKHPNFEADFHKCVNLTESIDEFESCWLALIERYDLRDHEWLQTIYSARRQWVPVYLRDTFFAEMSITQRSDSMNSYFDGYINASTNLSQFFKLYEKALESRNEKEVKADYDTMNTLPVLKTPSPMEKQASELYTRKLFARFQEELVGTLTFMASKTEDDSEIISYQVAKFGEDHRTYYVRFNVLEMKATCSCQMFEFSGLLCRHILAVFRVTNLLTLPPHYILKRWTRHARSSVTLEDHAKTVYTNYLESHTVRYNTLRHEAFKFVDEGAESVDTYDVAMAALQEAVQRVSLAAKDDGKPMMVNGRVRENSSRGRISTNPPTSNGQGTSGQTLSEDNMDQKIRELTSGLEAAKRRCEVYRANLLSVLKDIEDHKLQLSIKVQNVKISMKDGL; from the exons ATGGAGAACGAGGTGATCGAGTTCGACATAGGGTTGGGAGGTGGGGGGAGAGAGCTTGATGATGACGGTGTTGAGATAGAGCACCCTATCGATGACGAAGAGATGATCGACAGCCCGTCGCTTAATAGCATCGGCGGTGGCGGCAGTTTTGGAAGTGGGAGCGGTGAAATGTACCTCCCTGAGGGCGATTTGTTGGATCTCGAGCCCTATGAGGGGATGGAGTTTGAGTCCGAAGAGGCCGCCAAGGCCTTTTACAATTCATATGCACGTCGCGTTGGGTTTAGTACTAGGGTGAGCTCGTCTCGCCGCTCTAGGCGGGATGGGGCGATCATCCAGAGGCAGTTTGTCTGTGCCAAGGAGGGGTACAGGAACTTGAACGAGAAGCGGACAAAGGATAGGGAGATTAAGCGCCCGAGGACAATCACTAGAGTTGGGTGCAAGGCCTCAATGTCGGTTAAGATGCAGGATTCTGGTAAATGGGTTGTATCCGGTTTTGTGAGGGTGCACAATCATGCACTGGTTCCCCCTGATCAGGTCCATGTCCTCAGGTCTCATCGGCAGATATCTGGTCCTGCCAAGACCTTAATTGACACCTTGCAGGCAGCAGGATTGGGCCCTCGGAGGATCATGTCAGCTCTGATAAAGGAGTACGGAGGGATCAGTAAAGTCGGGTTTACGGAGGTTGACTGTAGGAATTACATGAGGAACAACCGTCAGAAGAGCTTAGAGGGAGAGATTCAGCTTCTATTGGACTATCTGAGGCAAATGCAGGCTGAGAACCCGAATTTCTTCTATGCTGTGCAGGGTGGTGATGATCAGTCCACAAGCAATGTCTTCTGGGCAGATTCTCGGGCAAGGCTCAATTACACTTACTTCGGTGACACGGTCACGTTTGACACCACTTACCGGTCCAACAGGTACCGCCTTCCCTTTGCTCCGTTAACTGGGGTAAATCACCATGGTCAGCCTGTATTGTTTGGTTGTGCTTTCCTAATAAATGAGTCTGAAGAATCATTCGTGTGGCTCTTCAATACATGGCTAATGGCTATGTCTGGACGCCCTCCAGCATCGATAACTACCGATAATGATCCAGTGATAGGGTCGGCAATCGCGCAGGTTTTTCCCGACGCCCGTCTTCGTTTCTGTAAGTGGCATATCTTTAAACAGTGCCAGGAGAAATTATCTCATATATTTCTTAAACATCCAAACTTCGAAGCAGACTTTCATAAGTGCGTAAACTTGACAGAGTCTattgatgaatttgaatcttGCTGGCTGGCACTTATTGAGAGATATGATCTGAGAGATCATGAGTGGCTCCAGACAATATATTCTGCTCGTAGACAGTGGGTGCCTGTGTATCTCAGAGATACCTTTTTTGCGGAAATGTCCATAACGCAGCGTAGTGATAGTATGAACTCGTATTTCGATGGGTATATAAACGCCTCAACCAATTTGAGCCAGTTCTTTAAGCTCTATGAGAAAGCTCTAGAAAGCCGGAATGAGAAAGAAGTGAAAGCAGACTACGATACAATGAATACTCTCCCCGTGCTGAAAACCCCATCACCAATGGAGAAACAAGCATCTGAACTTTACACGAGGAAGCTGTTTGCAAGATTTCAAGAGGAGTTGGTCGGCACACTTACTTTCATGGCTTCTAAAACTGAGGATGACAGTGAGATTATTAGCTACCAGGTTGCAAAGTTTGGGGAGGATCATCGAACTTACTATGTCAGATTTAATGTGCTGGAGATGAAAGCAACTTGTAGCTGTCAGATGTTTGAATTCTCTGGTCTTCTTTGCCGGCATATATTGGCTGTTTTCAGAGTGACCAACCTTCTTACCCTTCCCCCTCATTATATATTGAAAAGATGGACCAGGCATGCTAGAAGCAGTGTTACGTTGGAAGACCATGCTAAGACTGTATATACGAATTATCTAGAATCACACACTGTGCGGTATAACACGCTGCGGCACGAGGCCTTCAAATTTGTAGATGAAGGGGCGGAATCTGTAGACACTTATGATGTGGCAATGGCTGCACTACAAGAGGCCGTGCAAAGAGTTTCCTTAGCTGCAAAGGATGATGGGAAACCTATGATGGTCAATGGACGAGTTAGAGAAAACTCATCACGAGGCAGAATTTCAACAAATCCCCCAACAAGCAATGGTCAGGGGACCTCGGGCCAAACTTTATCCGAG GACAACATGGATCAGAAGATCAGGGAACTTACAAGTGGGTTGGAAGCTGCCAAAAGGAGGTGCGAAGTCTACAGGGCCAATCTTCTCTCAGTGCTGAAAGATATCGAGGATCATAAGCTCCAGTTATCAATCAAAGTGCAGAATGTAAAGATCAGTATGAAAGACGGCCTTTAA
- the LOC116197432 gene encoding AT-rich interactive domain-containing protein 5-like produces the protein MDGEKEMKDGMEGLEKEEQNPGEDAGKPEAVTEDGGGESPVKPPASVSCVSGDGENVNVPSKDEEQEPVGVNGHGDANAGETEGGGRVDGDGTNVNPENQQEDEATSDGSPEMRAEENETENEEISEKDDPKPGFSAGNGIERNSARGTTLWETQYEDGEESGTEEEQQAFRREVENFYKERNFEFKGPKFYKEDVNLLKLYRAVIKLGGYEQVTSCKLWRQVGAPFRPPKTCTTVSWTFRNFYEKSLIEYEKHRMRSGKLPFSEDSYAEPKVDNQVGVIQSSGTGRAMRDAAARAMHVWNSPRVVDDEDGKPSFSSKSDKHQKSIGLPKRKKPSPSNFEPAAQGPRMKSTKPQTNAAIIDVGPPADWVKINVFKINDCYEVYALVPGLLREEVHVQSDPAGRLIISGQPQQLDNPWGVTPFKKVVSLPSRIDPHQTSAVVTLNGQLFVRVPFEQTDS, from the exons ATGGATGGGGAGAAGGAGATGAAGGATGGAATGGAGGGTCTGGAGAAAGAGGAGCAGAACCCGGGGGAAGATGCAGGGAAACCGGAGGCTGTGACGGAAGATGGTGGTGGTGAGAGTCCGGTGAAACCACCTGCTTCAGTCAGCTGTGTCAGTGGTGATGGCGAGAACGTGAATGTTCCTAGCAAGGATGAGGAGCAGGAACCCGTTGGTGTCAATGGCCATGGTGATGCAAATGCTGGTGAAACCGAAGGCGGCGGTAGAGTTGATGGCGACGGAACTAATGTGAACCCCGAGAATCAGCAGGAAGATGAGGCCACCAGCGATGGATCCCCGGAGATGAGAGCTGAAGAAAACGAGacagaaaatgaagaaatctCAGAAAAGGATGATCCTAAACCCGGGTTTAGTGCAGGAAATGGAATCGAACGGAACAGCGCGAGGGGGACGACTTTGTGGGAAACGCAGTATGAAGATGGTGAAGAGTCAGGTACAGAGGAGGAGCAGCAAGCATTCAGGAGAGAGGTTGAGAACTTCTACAAGGAGAGGAATTTCGAATTTAAAGGCCCAAAATTCTACAAAGAGGATGTCAATTTGCTcaa ATTGTACAGGGCTGTGATCAAACTCGGTGGCTATGAACAG GTTACTTCGTGCAAATTGTGGAGACAAGTGGGAGCACCCTTCAGACCTCCAAA GACCTGCACTACAGTTTCATGGACATTTCGAAACTTCTATgagaag TCTCTCATTGAATATGAAAAGCATAGAATGCGATCTGGGAAGCTCCCATTCAGTGAAGATTCCTATGCAGAGCCTAAGGTTGACAATCAG GTTGGTGTCATCCAATCATCGGGGACAGGTCGGGCAATGAGGGACGCAGCTGCTCGGGCTATGCATGTTTGGAACTCCCCACGCGTAGTTGATGATGAG GATGGCAAGCcgagtttctcttcaaaaaGCGACAAGCACCAGAAGAGTATTG GTCTTCCAAAGCGCAAAAAGCCATCTCCATCCAACTTTGAGCCTGCTGCCCAAGGGCCACGGATGAAATCAACAAAGCCACA AACCAACGCTGCAATTATCGATGTTGGACCTCCAGCTGATTGGGTGAAGATTAATGTGTTTAAAATT AATGATTGCTATGAGGTGTACGCCTTAGTTCCTGGTCTTCTACGGGAAGAG GTACATGTGCAGTCTGATCCAGCTGGGCGTCTAATCATATCAGGCCAACCTCAGCAGTTAGATAATCCTTGGGGTGTCACACCCTTTAAGAAG GTTGTGAGCTTACCATCACGAATCGATCCACACCAGACATCTGCTGTTGTCACCTTGAATGGCCAGTTGTTCGTGCGAGTCCCATTTGAACAAACAGATTCATAG
- the LOC116194861 gene encoding AT-hook motif nuclear-localized protein 25, whose product MSGLEPNQGPRYVHHLLGPELQLQRPSQPQHNAVQQLQLAADSDCSPERDQKTDLDAATTSGSGRTSSSSGRRPRGRPPGSKNKPRPPIIVTRDSPNALRSHILEISDGSDIVESVTNYARRRGRGVCILSGTGTVTNVTLRQPAAPLGSVVTLHGRFEILSLTGTALPPPAPPGAGGLAIFLAGGQGQVVGGNIVGPLTAAGPVVLMAASFTNAVYDRLPLEEDDVATPAPPVVQPSASQSSTVTTRPGELSGEGGNSGSVPFYSLGTGGNYLFSSGGADTFGWGGGGSGGATRPPF is encoded by the coding sequence ATGTCAGGGTTAGAGCCCAACCAAGGGCCGCGCTACGTCCATCACCTCCTTGGACCGGAACTACAGCTGCAAAGGCCGTCGCAGCCTCAGCACAACGCAGTACAGCAACTACAGCTAGCAGCGGATTCCGACTGTTCACCGGAAAGAGACCAGAAGACGGATCTCGACGCAGCCACAACGAGCGGCTCAGGCCGCACGTCTTCCTCCTCTGGCCGTCGGCCTAGGGGCCGGCCTCCCGGCTCAAAGAACAAGCCGAGGCCACCGATCATCGTGACAAGGGACAGCCCTAATGCGCTGAGGTCACACATACTGGAAATCTCCGATGGATCGGATATTGTCGAATCGGTGACGAACTACGCCAGGCGCCGAGGCCGTGGTGTATGCATCCTCAGCGGCACTGGCACCGTCACGAACGTCACCTTACGCCAACCTGCTGCTCCCTTGGGAAGTGTCGTGACCCTGCACGGGCGATTCGAGATCCTATCCCTAACAGGAACGGCGCTGCCACCACCTGCTCCTCCTGGAGCTGGAGGCCTGGCGATATTCCTAGCGGGCGGTCAGGGGCAAGTGGTGGGAGGGAACATAGTCGGGCCACTAACGGCTGCCGGCCCGGTGGTGCTGATGGCGGCTTCCTTCACGAATGCAGTATACGACAGGCTGCCCCTTGAGGAGGACGATGTGGCAACACCAGCTCCCCCAGTGGTCCAACCCTCAGCCTCGCAGTCCTCAACAGTGACCACCCGGCCAGGAGAGTTGTCCGGCGAAGGTGGCAACAGCGGCAGCGTCCCGTTCTATAGTTTGGGAACCGGGGGTAACTACCTGTTCTCGTCTGGTGGGGCCGACACATTTGGCTGGGGTGGTGGTGGCAGCGGGGGTGCAACAAGGCCTCCATTTTAG